In a genomic window of Microterricola viridarii:
- a CDS encoding DUF4233 domain-containing protein, translated as MTAAPAPRQSSVQRSLASIVLGFELVVIFLATLVIAFGPGAVLPPWVMLTVGGIVCLLAIATMGLLRHRWAYALGWGVQAVVVLSGFFNPAMFFIGALFVAMWAYCMITGARLDRQKTLS; from the coding sequence GTGACCGCCGCCCCCGCGCCCCGGCAGAGCTCGGTGCAGCGCTCGCTCGCCTCGATCGTGCTCGGCTTCGAGCTCGTCGTGATCTTCCTGGCGACCCTCGTCATCGCCTTCGGCCCCGGCGCCGTGCTGCCGCCCTGGGTGATGCTCACGGTCGGCGGCATCGTCTGCCTCCTGGCCATCGCCACGATGGGACTGCTGCGCCACCGCTGGGCCTACGCCCTCGGCTGGGGCGTGCAGGCGGTCGTCGTGCTGAGCGGCTTCTTCAACCCGGCCATGTTCTTCATCGGCGCGCTGTTCGTCGCGATGTGGGCGTACTGCATGATCACCGGCGCGCGCCTGGACCGCCAGAAAACACTTTCTTAA
- the ndk gene encoding nucleoside-diphosphate kinase: MSTAIEETLVLVKPDGVARSLTGEILRRIEAKGYSLVDIRLVQAERSLLAEHYAEHEGKPFYEPLVEFMESGPIVAIRVAGNRVIEGFRVLAGTTDPTTAAPGTIRGDFGRDWGLRVQQNLVHGSDSPESAERELKLWFS; the protein is encoded by the coding sequence ATGAGCACCGCAATCGAAGAGACGCTGGTCCTGGTCAAGCCCGACGGCGTCGCCCGCAGCCTGACCGGTGAGATCCTGCGCCGCATCGAGGCCAAGGGCTACTCGCTGGTCGACATCCGCCTGGTGCAGGCCGAGCGCTCCCTGCTCGCCGAGCACTACGCCGAGCACGAGGGCAAGCCCTTCTACGAGCCGCTGGTCGAGTTCATGGAGTCCGGCCCCATCGTCGCCATCCGCGTCGCGGGCAACCGCGTCATCGAGGGCTTCCGCGTGCTGGCCGGCACGACCGACCCCACCACGGCGGCCCCCGGCACCATCCGCGGCGACTTCGGCCGCGACTGGGGCCTGCGCGTGCAGCAGAACCTCGTGCACGGCTCCGACTCGCCCGAGTCGGCCGAGCGCGAGCTGAAGCTCTGGTTCAGCTAG
- a CDS encoding vitamin K epoxide reductase family protein — translation MPETASTRSSIPHGVLTVILGAIGLLAAFALTLEKFHLLQVPGSVPSCDFSLLVQCGANLNSPQGAIFGFPNPVIGLMAWPVVITIGVALLGGVRFPRWFWLGYNAGVVLALAFVVWLIGTSIFALATLCPWCMVTWAVVIPLFWMVTLENLRTGRLPLGAAVRRLSDAAYGWIPLITLLSYLVVAVIAQLRLDVISHVF, via the coding sequence ATGCCCGAAACTGCATCTACGCGTTCGTCCATTCCGCACGGCGTGCTGACCGTCATTCTGGGTGCGATCGGCCTGCTCGCGGCGTTCGCACTGACGCTGGAGAAGTTCCACCTGCTGCAGGTTCCCGGCTCCGTTCCGAGCTGCGATTTCAGCCTCCTGGTGCAGTGCGGGGCGAACCTGAACTCGCCGCAGGGCGCGATCTTCGGCTTCCCCAACCCGGTGATCGGGTTGATGGCCTGGCCCGTCGTGATCACGATCGGGGTGGCGTTGCTCGGCGGCGTGCGCTTCCCGCGCTGGTTCTGGCTCGGCTACAACGCCGGCGTCGTGCTCGCCCTCGCCTTCGTGGTCTGGCTGATCGGCACGAGCATCTTCGCCCTGGCGACGCTGTGCCCGTGGTGCATGGTCACCTGGGCCGTCGTCATCCCCCTGTTCTGGATGGTCACCCTGGAGAACCTGCGCACCGGGCGCCTCCCGCTCGGCGCCGCCGTCCGCCGCCTCTCGGATGCCGCGTACGGCTGGATCCCGTTGATCACGCTGCTCAGCTACCTGGTCGTCGCCGTCATCGCCCAGCTGCGCCTGGACGTGATCAGCCACGTCTTCTAG
- a CDS encoding Rne/Rng family ribonuclease produces MVDKTNNETGSNDAASDSTKSQVKKRPRIFGARKKRADEAPAVESTVESAAVAAPIIAEPAAPAVAEVQAEAQAEAEAVAPEAEQAEAAPAADAAAAEAPAAPVIPTQLSTTSLIFHAPVIAPLPARSGSERGYERGYEHDYDRDADDASTVRRRARRRSGEEGRSGSDDPANTVVKVRTPREPELITEPQRIKGSTRLEAKKQRRRDGRDAGRRRTVITEAEFLARRESVDRSMVVRAKNNKIQIGVLEDGVLVEHYVAKNQEASLIGNVYLGRVQNVLPSMEAAFIDIGRGRNAVLYSGEVDWDAAAAENPGANQPRRIELALKPGDKVLVQVTKDPVGHKGARLTSQVSLPGRYLVYVPNGSMNGISRKLPDTERSRLKKILKEVLPDNVGVIVRTAAEGATEEQLTLDVQRLISQWASISSQLQTVQAPALLHSEPDLLIKIVRDVFNEDFQKMIISGDDAQEVIESYLRGVAPDLLERVERYEGEKDAFDEFRISEQIEKALDRKVWLPSGGSLVIDRTEAMTVVDVNTGKFVGSGGNLEETVTKNNLEAAEEIVRQLRLRDIGGIIVVDFIDMVLESNRDLVSRRLIECLSRDRTKHQVAEVTSLGLVQMTRKKLGLGLLESFSENCEVCAGRGIIVHHDPVVKHRQTPQQAPQQERRRSKGAQQQQQPAPAAEKVNGTHGITADAKNALAQIAASTLAHPAEAAKADEPAAQNAAQNAAQNAQQGGQQNGQQNGSGEPRSPRSRNRKSRSGRSQQPAEQAVAVERAATAEVQSEPKAEAPAVTVPEPIAILDIPVAAAPRQARTVTSKAAEELLGSVLEALPEPKQPGQGRSRSRRVSTAALSTTPVVPIVTGTPTGASEQ; encoded by the coding sequence ATGGTGGACAAGACCAACAATGAGACAGGCAGCAACGACGCGGCATCAGATTCGACGAAGAGTCAGGTGAAGAAGCGCCCCCGCATCTTCGGAGCGCGCAAGAAGCGCGCGGACGAGGCCCCGGCTGTAGAGAGCACCGTAGAGAGCGCCGCGGTCGCAGCGCCGATCATCGCCGAGCCCGCCGCCCCGGCCGTCGCCGAGGTGCAGGCTGAGGCGCAGGCGGAGGCAGAGGCCGTCGCCCCGGAGGCGGAGCAGGCCGAGGCCGCCCCCGCCGCGGATGCGGCAGCGGCAGAGGCGCCCGCTGCGCCGGTCATCCCGACCCAGCTCAGCACCACCTCGCTGATCTTCCATGCGCCCGTCATCGCGCCGCTGCCGGCCCGCTCGGGCTCCGAGCGCGGTTACGAGCGCGGCTACGAGCACGACTACGACCGCGACGCCGACGACGCCTCCACGGTGCGCCGCCGCGCCCGCCGCCGTTCCGGCGAGGAGGGCCGCTCCGGCTCCGACGACCCGGCGAACACGGTCGTCAAGGTACGCACGCCGCGCGAGCCAGAGCTCATCACTGAGCCGCAGCGGATCAAGGGCTCCACCCGCCTCGAGGCCAAGAAGCAGCGCCGCCGCGACGGCCGCGACGCCGGCCGCCGCCGCACCGTCATCACCGAGGCCGAGTTCCTCGCCCGCCGCGAGTCCGTCGACCGCAGCATGGTGGTGCGCGCCAAGAACAACAAGATCCAGATCGGCGTCCTCGAGGACGGCGTGCTGGTCGAGCACTACGTGGCCAAGAACCAGGAGGCGAGCCTGATCGGCAACGTCTACCTCGGCCGCGTGCAGAACGTGCTGCCCAGCATGGAGGCCGCCTTCATCGACATCGGCCGCGGCCGCAACGCCGTGCTGTACTCCGGCGAGGTCGACTGGGACGCCGCCGCGGCGGAGAACCCCGGCGCCAACCAGCCGCGCCGCATCGAGCTGGCGCTGAAGCCCGGCGACAAGGTGCTCGTCCAGGTCACCAAGGACCCGGTCGGCCACAAGGGCGCCCGCCTGACCAGCCAGGTGTCGCTGCCCGGCCGCTACCTCGTGTACGTGCCGAACGGCTCGATGAACGGCATCAGCCGCAAGCTCCCGGACACCGAGCGCTCGCGCCTGAAGAAGATCCTCAAGGAGGTCCTCCCCGACAACGTCGGCGTCATCGTGCGCACGGCGGCCGAGGGCGCGACGGAGGAGCAGCTCACCCTCGACGTGCAGCGCCTGATCAGCCAGTGGGCCAGCATCAGCTCGCAGCTGCAGACCGTGCAGGCCCCCGCGCTGCTGCACTCCGAGCCCGACCTGCTCATCAAGATCGTCCGCGACGTCTTCAACGAGGACTTCCAGAAGATGATCATCTCCGGCGATGACGCCCAGGAGGTCATCGAGAGCTACCTGCGCGGCGTCGCCCCCGACCTGCTCGAGCGCGTCGAGCGCTACGAGGGCGAGAAGGACGCGTTCGACGAGTTCCGCATCTCGGAGCAGATCGAGAAGGCCCTGGACCGCAAGGTCTGGCTGCCCTCCGGCGGTTCGCTCGTGATCGACCGCACCGAGGCGATGACCGTCGTCGACGTCAACACCGGCAAGTTCGTCGGCTCCGGCGGCAACCTCGAGGAGACCGTCACCAAGAACAACCTCGAGGCCGCGGAGGAGATCGTCCGCCAGCTGCGCCTGCGCGACATCGGCGGCATCATCGTCGTCGACTTCATCGACATGGTGCTCGAGTCCAACCGCGACCTCGTCTCGCGCCGACTGATCGAGTGCCTGAGCCGGGACCGCACCAAGCACCAGGTGGCCGAGGTCACCTCGCTCGGTCTCGTGCAGATGACGCGCAAGAAGCTCGGCCTCGGCCTGCTGGAATCGTTCAGCGAGAACTGCGAGGTCTGCGCCGGCCGCGGGATCATCGTGCACCACGACCCCGTGGTCAAGCACCGTCAGACGCCGCAGCAGGCCCCGCAGCAGGAGCGTCGCCGCTCCAAGGGTGCACAGCAGCAGCAGCAGCCCGCCCCCGCCGCCGAGAAGGTGAACGGCACCCACGGGATCACCGCGGACGCCAAGAACGCCCTCGCCCAGATCGCCGCCAGCACGCTGGCGCACCCGGCCGAGGCCGCGAAGGCCGACGAGCCCGCCGCGCAGAACGCCGCGCAGAACGCCGCGCAGAACGCCCAGCAGGGCGGCCAGCAGAACGGCCAGCAGAACGGTTCGGGCGAGCCGCGCAGCCCGCGCTCCCGCAACCGGAAGAGCCGCAGCGGCCGCAGCCAGCAGCCCGCAGAGCAGGCTGTCGCAGTAGAGCGTGCCGCCACGGCCGAGGTGCAGAGCGAGCCGAAGGCCGAGGCGCCGGCAGTGACCGTGCCCGAGCCGATCGCGATCCTCGACATCCCCGTCGCCGCCGCCCCGCGCCAGGCGCGCACCGTCACCAGCAAGGCGGCCGAGGAACTCCTCGGCTCCGTGCTCGAGGCGCTGCCTGAGCCCAAGCAGCCCGGCCAGGGCCGCAGCCGCAGCCGCCGCGTGTCCACGGCCGCGCTGTCGACCACGCCGGTCGTGCCGATCGTCACGGGAACCCCGACGGGCGCGTCGGAGCAGTAG